A single genomic interval of Granulicella tundricola MP5ACTX9 harbors:
- a CDS encoding DUF4142 domain-containing protein, producing MGRNLYYGFILSGGLLMTAPMALGQIDPSGNSAYASNAQMPTPGQQAASHAQQSGMEQESTAARTDPQTMKDKIFLRKAAEGGTAEEELAKLALSKTSNDEVKQFAQKMLDDHASLDVTMKPIAQSLGVMTPKKMNKEDQAEFEKLKALSGTDFDKEYLGAMIKDHRMDLHEFRQESATATDPALKDAATSGSKVIHDHLVAAYKLGVANGVEVPRMPKPEPAS from the coding sequence ATGGGACGCAATCTTTACTACGGCTTTATTCTGAGCGGCGGTCTTTTGATGACTGCCCCGATGGCGTTGGGGCAGATCGATCCGAGCGGTAACTCGGCTTATGCGAGCAATGCCCAGATGCCGACCCCGGGACAACAGGCGGCGAGTCATGCGCAGCAGTCAGGGATGGAGCAGGAGTCGACGGCTGCGCGAACCGATCCGCAGACGATGAAGGACAAGATCTTCTTGCGGAAGGCTGCGGAGGGCGGGACGGCTGAAGAGGAGCTTGCGAAGCTGGCGTTGAGCAAGACCAGCAACGACGAGGTGAAGCAGTTCGCGCAGAAGATGCTGGACGACCATGCGAGCCTGGATGTGACGATGAAGCCGATCGCGCAGTCACTGGGCGTGATGACACCGAAGAAGATGAATAAAGAGGATCAGGCGGAGTTCGAGAAGCTGAAGGCTCTTTCCGGGACGGATTTCGATAAAGAGTATCTGGGGGCGATGATCAAGGATCATCGGATGGACCTGCACGAGTTTCGGCAGGAGTCGGCTACGGCCACGGACCCGGCTTTGAAGGATGCCGCTACGAGTGGGTCGAAGGTAATCCATGACCACCTGGTAGCGGCTTACAAGCTGGGGGTGGCGAATGGGGTGGAGGTTCCGAGGATGCCGAAGCCTGAGCCAGCCAGCTAA